The following coding sequences are from one Candidatus Hydrogenedentota bacterium window:
- a CDS encoding thioredoxin family protein, whose amino-acid sequence MRRSESVVRGAVFVVACAVCVAGISFAAESTPIYDESGNGLKQIMHAIDQAKKESKRVLIQFGGNWCGWCVKLHKLCQSDATLSATLNKNYVVVHLDTQSNSEVAKTYAPDAKSVPYLEVLDADGNILTTQQTEVFESGDGHDPAKLNASFTEWATKPVESKQVLDTALSHATKSDKKVLLVFGAPSCGWCRKLEAILHNDTVSPVMFKDY is encoded by the coding sequence GAATCCGTAGTCCGTGGTGCAGTGTTCGTGGTGGCGTGTGCCGTATGTGTTGCCGGAATCTCGTTCGCGGCCGAGTCGACTCCCATCTATGACGAAAGCGGCAACGGCTTGAAGCAAATCATGCACGCGATCGACCAGGCCAAGAAGGAATCGAAACGTGTGCTGATCCAGTTCGGTGGAAACTGGTGCGGTTGGTGCGTGAAGTTGCACAAGCTTTGCCAGAGCGATGCTACGCTGTCCGCTACTCTGAACAAGAACTACGTCGTGGTCCATCTGGATACACAAAGTAACTCCGAAGTCGCAAAGACGTATGCTCCTGACGCCAAGAGTGTGCCGTATCTCGAAGTGCTGGACGCAGATGGTAATATCCTCACGACGCAACAAACGGAAGTATTCGAGTCAGGGGATGGTCATGATCCCGCAAAGCTCAACGCTTCGTTCACCGAATGGGCGACGAAGCCAGTCGAGTCGAAGCAGGTGTTGGACACTGCTCTTTCTCACGCAACAAAGTCGGACAAGAAGGTTCTTCTTGTGTTTGGCGCTCCCAGTTGCGGTTGGTGCCGGAAGCTGGAGGCCATTCTGCACAACGACACCGTTTCGCCGGTCATGTTCAAAGACTATTT